Below is a window of Phoenix dactylifera cultivar Barhee BC4 chromosome 7, palm_55x_up_171113_PBpolish2nd_filt_p, whole genome shotgun sequence DNA.
acGTGGATCGAATTGGATTACCTCactatctatttaataaatagatcggTTTTGGATTGGTAAATTTTTAATCCAATCTACATGCAATCCATATCTAAATAGTAAATACCATCCCCATATTCAGtgtctttttataaaaaaaaaaattgaggaaaAAAAACGTACCCAGGGCTGATGGGAGGCTAGGTCTATCAACCATCCAATGTGATGAAACCGCATCAATCTTTACATGCCGGTAGACCAAACCATCTGGCTCTCGCCTTCCTCGAAGCAGCACCAGCCACCGAGTCAAATCACGAACCCCATGTGCAACGGTTAACCGCTCCGATCGCGCCCAGGCTCCAAGCCGCATAGGTCAAGAAACAAAACTTTAAACGCGTTTTCTCCTCCGAATCATCAAGACCGATACGCGGACtccttcaagcctcaagaacaCGAAGCATTTCGTAACGACTTTAAAAACGACTCCGCGTCCGACCCCACCGTCACACTCAAGAGAAGGactcccttcccttcccttcccttccccttCCCATATTTATTCCTTCTCTTCCCAATATTAAGTCCTCCGTCgccaaagaagaggaaggaaaagaaaggaaaaacacCCAGCGATTGATACCTTCCTCTTCGCCGTGGCAATGCCTTGTTCTCTCCAAGAAATCGTGGCCTCGGCTCTTCtcctcgccctcctcctcctcttcccctctccCTCCGACGCGATCCGCTCCTTCCCCGCTGCAGCCGCGCTGTTCGCGGAGGCGCCCCAGTTCCGGAACGGCGATGGCTGCCCTGCTTCCCCTCTCCGCGGTTGCGTCACCACCTGCGACCCCTCCCACGTCCACATCGCCATGACCCTCGACTCCCACTACCTCCGCGGCTCTATCGCCGCCGTCTTCTCCATCCTCAAGCACGCCTCCTGCCCCGAATCCATCTTCTTCCACTTCGTCGTCTCCGccggcccctcctcctccgaccTCTACCGCACCGTGCGCTCCGTCTTCCCTTCCCTCCGGTTCAAGATCTACCCCTTCCAGGAGAATTTGGTCCGCGGCCTCATCTCCGCCTCCATCCGGGAGGCGCTCGAGAACCCCCTCAACTACGCCCGCAACTACCTCGCGGATCTCCTCGAGCCCTGCGTCAAGCGGGTCATCTACCTCGACTCCGACCTCGTCGTCGTCGACGACATCCGCCGCCTCTGGGACATGCGCCTCCCTGAGTCGGCGGTGATCGCCGCGCCGGAGTACTGCCACGCCAACTTGACCCGCTACTTCACGGCGGAGTTCTGGGAGGGCGGGGACGGGCAGAGGGTTTTCCACGGGCGGCGGCGGACACCGTGCTACTTCAATACCGGGGTGATGGTGATGGACATGGAGCGGTGGCGAGCCGGGGAGTACCGACAGAAGATCGAACACTGGATGAAGATGCAGCAGAGGAGGCGGTTCTACGAGCTGGGTTCGCTGCCCCCTTTCCTGCTCGTGTTCGCCGGCGAGGTGGAGGGGGTGGACCACCGCTGGAACCAGCACGGCCTCGGCGGCGACAACTTGTCCGGGAACTGCCGGCCGCTCCACCCGGGGCCGGTGAGCCTGATGCACTGGAGCGGCAAGGGCAAACCATGGGTCCGCCTCGACGCCGGCAAGCCCTGCCCTCTCGATCGCCTCTGGGCCCCCTACGATCTCTACCTCCCACCGCCCTCGTCCTCCGCCTCCGTCTCCGACTCCTCCGCcgcctctctcttttctttataGATTATATCCGTCGATTCCGTTCCTTTATTTTTGGGTGGCGATCCCGTCACCTCCGCCGGCGCTGTACAGCAAAGAAAGAGAGATCCGCAGTGGAGAATACCGCTCAGAGAGATGCAGAGACGAGCATTGATCTCGTTTGTTCGTTTTGTTCGATTACGGATTCTTTTTGATCTGGATCTCTGCAGAACATGGCTCGATTGCTTCATtcattccccccttcttttttcctttctcattGATGTGTAGAGAGAAGGATGTTCGATTGATTTCTTGTCGATAAAAATTTTGGGAGTTTGTTATTCTTCTTGAATTCTTTTGGAAAACTCTTCTCATCTTCTGATGATAGGAGTGATGATGGCTTGAGGGACGGTGGAGTTTGATGTTCGCCAACCACCGTTGGTGAATTCTGCCGTTCGATTTGTTTGTAAGCATAattacaataataataaaatcgatttatttctttccttcctgcttctggttttttttttttttttgaagtcttTGGTTTTATAATCTGGAAAGTTCTCCTTGGATTCCTGACGTGCCGGACGTGTTAAGTAGGTCTGTTCGTACAGGCTGGACACAGCCAACGCACTCCGAATTGGAGCAAAAAGCGAAGCAGAATCGTCGCCATACGCGATGCAACCAACGAGGAGGGTGGGGTTTTCGGTGTGTTTGGTGTTGGGTTGCAGTGTGTTCCAGCTGTCGCTGCATCCACGCCGATCATCGCCACGTCCTACTTTTTACAGTCGATTGCGTACGTCGCAATCGGAATAGCCGAAGTAGCAGCGCGTGGCGATTGCTGTTCGATTGTGGGTGAGTTTTGACCCATGCGCTGTCcgcatttcttcttcttctccgcaCTGTTTTGGTAGAGggaataaatattaaaaaataattcttgTACCGTA
It encodes the following:
- the LOC103709999 gene encoding probable galacturonosyltransferase-like 10; this translates as MPCSLQEIVASALLLALLLLFPSPSDAIRSFPAAAALFAEAPQFRNGDGCPASPLRGCVTTCDPSHVHIAMTLDSHYLRGSIAAVFSILKHASCPESIFFHFVVSAGPSSSDLYRTVRSVFPSLRFKIYPFQENLVRGLISASIREALENPLNYARNYLADLLEPCVKRVIYLDSDLVVVDDIRRLWDMRLPESAVIAAPEYCHANLTRYFTAEFWEGGDGQRVFHGRRRTPCYFNTGVMVMDMERWRAGEYRQKIEHWMKMQQRRRFYELGSLPPFLLVFAGEVEGVDHRWNQHGLGGDNLSGNCRPLHPGPVSLMHWSGKGKPWVRLDAGKPCPLDRLWAPYDLYLPPPSSSASVSDSSAASLFSL